The proteins below are encoded in one region of Bosea sp. BIWAKO-01:
- a CDS encoding TRAP transporter large permease subunit: MIDAIRSNLGPMMFGGLVVFLLIGYPAAFSLAAVGLFFGFIAIEMGVIDQSYMGNLTFQLFSIISNDLLLSIPFFTFMGAVLERCGLAEDLLDSVGQLFGKVRGGLSYAVIFVGAILGAITGTVAASVIAMGVISLPVMMRYGYNMQHATGVIAASGTITQLIPPSLVLVVLADVMGKSVGDMYAGAIGPSIVQVVLFCVWVMILSVIRPEQVPALPPEARTLKGWPLAWKCIRGIVPSAALIFLVLGTIFLGLATPTEAGAMGAVGALILAAMYRTLTWKLTYQAMSSTMRITAMVAFILIGARVFSLVFQGVGGGKWIEHMLTGLPGGQIGFLSFSMVFVFFIAFFLDFFEIAFIIIPLLTPAAEKLDINLIWFGLLICANIQTSFMHPPFGFALFYLRGIAPPEVKSRDIYLGSIPWIVLQLILVGLMIVFPGMVTYWLDKPVVMDPAAVERQLDSMPKFDQLDLPLFPQKN; encoded by the coding sequence ATGATCGACGCGATCCGCAGCAATCTGGGCCCGATGATGTTCGGGGGCCTGGTGGTGTTCTTGCTCATCGGTTACCCCGCCGCGTTCTCGCTTGCGGCCGTTGGACTGTTCTTCGGCTTCATCGCCATCGAGATGGGCGTGATCGACCAGTCCTATATGGGCAATCTGACCTTCCAGCTGTTCTCGATCATCTCGAACGACCTGCTGCTGTCGATCCCGTTCTTCACCTTCATGGGTGCGGTGCTGGAGCGGTGCGGCCTGGCTGAGGATCTGCTCGATTCCGTCGGCCAGCTCTTCGGCAAGGTGCGCGGCGGCCTGTCTTACGCCGTCATCTTCGTCGGCGCGATCCTGGGCGCGATCACGGGCACCGTCGCGGCATCGGTCATCGCGATGGGCGTCATCTCGCTGCCGGTGATGATGCGCTACGGCTACAACATGCAGCATGCTACGGGCGTCATCGCCGCCTCCGGCACGATCACCCAGCTCATCCCGCCCTCGCTGGTCCTCGTCGTCCTGGCCGACGTGATGGGCAAGTCGGTGGGGGACATGTACGCCGGCGCCATCGGCCCCAGCATCGTGCAGGTTGTGCTCTTCTGCGTCTGGGTCATGATTCTCAGCGTCATCAGGCCAGAGCAGGTTCCGGCCCTGCCGCCGGAAGCACGCACGCTCAAGGGCTGGCCGCTGGCCTGGAAATGCATTCGCGGCATCGTGCCGTCGGCGGCACTGATCTTCCTCGTGCTCGGCACCATCTTCCTCGGCCTCGCCACACCGACGGAAGCTGGCGCGATGGGCGCCGTCGGGGCGCTGATCCTGGCCGCCATGTACCGCACCCTGACCTGGAAGCTGACCTATCAGGCGATGTCGTCGACGATGCGCATCACCGCGATGGTCGCCTTCATCCTGATCGGCGCCCGCGTGTTCAGCCTCGTCTTCCAGGGCGTCGGCGGTGGCAAGTGGATCGAGCACATGCTGACCGGGCTGCCCGGCGGTCAGATCGGCTTCCTGTCGTTCTCGATGGTGTTCGTGTTCTTCATCGCGTTCTTCCTCGATTTCTTCGAGATCGCCTTCATCATCATTCCGCTGCTCACCCCTGCGGCTGAGAAGCTCGACATCAACCTGATCTGGTTCGGTCTTTTGATCTGCGCCAATATCCAGACCAGCTTCATGCATCCGCCCTTTGGCTTCGCACTGTTCTATCTGCGCGGTATCGCGCCTCCCGAGGTCAAGAGCCGGGACATCTATCTCGGCTCCATTCCATGGATTGTCCTGCAGCTCATCCTCGTCGGGCTTATGATCGTCTTCCCGGGAATGGTGACTTACTGGCTGGACAAACCCGTCGTCATGGATCCGGCAGCGGTTGAAAGGCAGCTCG
- a CDS encoding TRAP transporter small permease subunit produces the protein MAACVGVAWTFCRQLLPLARFIDAIGEYLGVVASWLVLLACLVSAGNATIRYLISNSSNAWLELQWYMFGGMVLLGAAYTLKVNEHVRVDLIYGMVSDRTRHWIDLLGGAVFLMPMCLIMIWFTWPWFWQSWVLNESSNNAGGLVRWPIKLLLPVGFGLILLQGISEMIKRAAALRGFHQHEYAYEKPLQ, from the coding sequence ATGGCTGCCTGCGTCGGGGTGGCCTGGACCTTCTGCCGGCAGCTTTTGCCGCTCGCCCGGTTCATCGATGCCATCGGCGAATATCTCGGCGTCGTTGCGAGCTGGCTGGTGCTGCTCGCCTGCCTGGTCAGCGCCGGAAACGCAACGATCCGCTACCTGATTTCAAACAGCTCCAACGCCTGGCTCGAACTGCAATGGTACATGTTCGGCGGCATGGTGTTGCTCGGTGCGGCCTACACCCTGAAGGTCAATGAGCACGTCCGCGTCGACCTGATCTACGGCATGGTCTCCGACCGCACCAGGCACTGGATCGACCTGCTCGGCGGCGCCGTGTTCCTGATGCCGATGTGCCTGATCATGATCTGGTTCACCTGGCCGTGGTTCTGGCAGTCCTGGGTCTTGAATGAATCCTCGAACAATGCCGGCGGCCTCGTGCGCTGGCCAATCAAGCTTCTCCTGCCGGTCGGGTTCGGCCTGATCCTGCTCCAGGGCATCTCCGAGATGATCAAGCGGGCTGCTGCCCTGCGCGGCTTCCATCAGCACGAATACGCTTACGAAAAGCCGCTCCAATGA
- a CDS encoding response regulator: MTDSPKATLQPLVLIVDDEPQIRRFLRAGFEMQSFRVIEAETARQAIDLAVMRAPDLIVLDLGLPDADGATVLDTLRSWSQSAIIVLSVRNAEAEKVALLEKGADDYIVKPFGMAELLARARVVLRRIASRAAPEPVLRIGSLSIDLVQRIVSRDGGAITLSPKQFALLRALAAHHGKVLTHRQLIKELWPQNPDEDVQYLRILMKKLRNRIERDPARPIFVVTELAIGYRLRTQEQLDAAGYAEAMQ; this comes from the coding sequence ATGACTGACAGCCCCAAGGCAACGCTTCAACCGCTGGTCCTGATTGTCGATGACGAACCGCAGATCCGGCGGTTCCTGAGGGCCGGCTTCGAAATGCAGTCTTTCCGCGTCATCGAGGCGGAAACCGCGCGGCAGGCGATCGATCTCGCCGTCATGCGCGCTCCGGATCTGATTGTGCTGGACCTCGGGCTTCCCGATGCGGATGGGGCGACGGTGCTCGATACGCTGAGGTCATGGTCGCAATCGGCGATCATCGTCTTGTCGGTTCGCAATGCGGAGGCCGAGAAGGTCGCGCTGCTGGAGAAGGGCGCCGACGATTACATCGTCAAGCCGTTCGGCATGGCCGAGCTCCTGGCCCGGGCACGCGTCGTACTCCGTCGTATCGCCTCCCGCGCGGCCCCTGAGCCGGTCCTGCGCATCGGCAGCCTGTCGATCGACCTCGTGCAGAGGATCGTCAGCCGCGATGGCGGCGCCATTACCTTGTCGCCCAAGCAGTTCGCGCTGCTGCGCGCGCTCGCCGCGCATCACGGCAAGGTCCTGACCCATCGCCAGCTGATCAAGGAACTCTGGCCCCAGAATCCCGACGAGGACGTGCAGTATCTGCGCATCCTGATGAAGAAGCTCCGTAACCGGATCGAGCGCGACCCGGCCCGACCGATCTTTGTCGTGACCGAGCTGGCGATCGGCTATCGACTGCGCACGCAGGAGCAGCTCGATGCAGCCGGATATGCCGAGGCTATGCAATAG